Proteins found in one Oncorhynchus mykiss isolate Arlee chromosome 3, USDA_OmykA_1.1, whole genome shotgun sequence genomic segment:
- the LOC110520824 gene encoding uncharacterized protein LOC110520824 isoform X3: MRRHCWVIVLAGMLSYFNPERALGAPQREVSQSRAASLSSPPYVVILISCSGLVSFVLLLFTCLCCKKGGVGFNVSLHHEFDNAEGEECSGGSSPAQEDSLSSCPSLPEVYTLPLRDRANCPALQDGSDSKSKYFRRHTLNYLQEIGNGWFGKVILAEVLCDCSSSQAVVKELRVSASPLEQRKFLAESEPYRSLQHPNILQCLGQCSESIPFLLVMEFCQLGDLKRYLRAQRKSDGMTPDLLTREMLTLQRMAFEITSGLLHLHENNYIHSDLALRNCLLTSDLTVRIGDYGLSHNHYKDDYYLTSDKLWIPLRWIAPELLEEYRGSLIVTDQTKTSNLWSLGVVIWELFEFGSQPHRHLSDEEVLTFVIRERQITLAQPRLKLSHADYWYEIMQSCWLPPSQRPSIAEVFLLLSSLLAAERGMSRRSVGEDEEDEDGEYEEGRGRRGESDESFERRWDSLRPPAFQAAASERQREREYGRDDRGNSYPLLEAVGNCITPSSTELDDILTVTETSKGLNFEYFWEKAHARWGYQPPPPPQPIPMVNPSHRQSLDTPTVVPVISARSPSLASEYFIRLEEHTPQDKSPSLKGKAHAFRSDSLCPGDLELVEIRSGMLGKERTPYSSDEEYTGRGGKSIQTIRSSEVQIRVHNTGVAEFKDTSSRVTDFSVVDLGDDEEEEGGEGDSRSSTGSQAPVLPPKPRSMSTSSGNHLHSRPLPAPPLGYHRVGLGLGHYSMSGKIETMDPLTGSCLPSSYDHLGFHRPRQTMPPSPSLSPSLPQSSHPIYPTPQTCPPPLPPHYKPQRGLYHSYGVGSYSRYSKPQMYSQREPLSCDDSDRQGGVRRTASLHNTKGTSNFRSKDFDSPVRRQNVFRPVYRNISHSESGGPRIERHSSSSPTYSDEDDSPFMSPEKPSGGATTVPTSSLSEDADPATAELFSRGMKRTQSRLATILPAIWREDAELQADSVTDAKISPMHLFLTEISSVSESNDAKSKEGRTSWEGETEREKKRDGERSGNFLQPLRGGMRRSRSLVTELGSAEQTLGPDRNTQIVTEVERVRKGSIQRDLFLTEISNTGRMDAGMERDPVKFLHPPGSRSRPYTYTCAPGLPSYAEAEEAYSRGMRRSRSLLSEFTVGRQESESQETEKETEKGQMTREEFLKEIQSAETFLTEIISRQNVTTSNKHCEDLSQSPTPMSPEYESICIDPDSSQTIRFQSESSIRTSNRGKDDVAPEAIYAQVTKRAKKSEMKVTIRPEIPVLQIGSNKQFVKQEEECPTHTTCLRDSPSSLTDPTADTNSHPDSQPQPGDFVFSAIMPKNGLLLYQTFPSTKTEEDVSEGPALPVRETQRVRERVELSRQAQLQSLSQDSVTGGVEDSEKKPCDDESPIYVDEKESRGQNNVGERSCERMKGDAEVRDTGQGCQKQEVVDDILHDLTTETSETDGACQIESKDYKEEGSESSKGCDSQMKNNTSHCSTAQSHDPNVESYLQINKQNSQINQEGRSDPSQKSPAAVPTTPDWDPSSDLSLSTMTPSDSFISSLTPSSADCLTPGDPCVGGEGPGGWRLLGTETPHRDSAYFSDNDWEGEGLSRKSSDGLSVTRPGSGRGGERGTLTGIEEKTELEDEGETGGKSPLKRISNKGIDIEREKETVLEQNAHVQDISQNSDDGYKDMSSIQENDLSLKEVEHKTGLESEQREDSGMFHNESGESDEKGLHPGLLSDNSQTKENNEFIAKLFSNLDDAPLKGFSYNDGTQICNHYTEGVISHVESDDFRFHDSTDKDLTLPSNSTTKTDCLKLISAIQTKDNKLENEELPGIEDRENDNSMKDTTEPVTALHGDHDNRESRLSRFYGIQTSEVKLSDDIPVVLDPNDGESTNDEESKLSSSFWAEGVTEVSEREDGQDLEIQHTDANELGLRNLCYSEESEDERAKAKSETEKQLAAGELCNAMKEKSPQRGPVMGSQNGSLSRDGSAETVDRESSKDLEMKAKELWNTLEEGEGRGEGVVRGEFDCHRFQQGDLHLWPSENDQWASPENRSQEAELGLEFFSAFGNTWEEREQLVVGREFWEAEENDELAGSEPHPAVLQDSEDTSNDERQGRVAYLEIKGELSQKQALSSSIDSQLSQALDVQQEENIENPDRFDDNDVEGDQNVEGVQLVVEVENREIPEHETNARGREQFRSLTEMGGDSEGQTASLLNDLDGNIAQDEGNQNFNRLNHLSEVQMEEGAMAENNIEKEQDFELDNHLAPTVKSIYMGVSICLTGVPQVDLSGLKHIEPSIRIEEADSTHQLVGEDREGGVDIVTTGEDLRDISLLCDPVSYPNDNDLEDIASCTDRSGSQGDNFQFSSVDFPSPPPSMDLDMQEDRLQSLDDYFPSPPPSVIEIDDDQGLINLDYLGSDFITSAERDPTMPPTPHTDIPEPPPLPPTTTHSRGISANLNLSPLHPTLPLFSGESQNQSRLTSNMSEDDRNNLSQKNTTTTSTTLPSLPQSNFNTIPELLISEWKDLDEEPLEDFEKLEQLCCISGDEEDTLGDLFLGNLELLESMKKTPEQKAKGSGESDKGEETCGTSMPEGKRRVELKEEVDGISESADWLARSVPSAVQDVPTGAKLSPQEKRRELQFPSALSPCHSPDSKDQRSLSKMPTKNGLMMQVCEERLQFSLCENVKTNVLRGATVSDSVILRPWGDQPLDGGGDTISVKDVGSEEEPDTEPNSEPQSESDVTDSEPLTVIQQPEVTPPQPVANQAMKAKLARLSLSLSLPPLPLALPLSSSPKGGFREGGLHRDRSGRRRGASPGSDPDEDEEEEQEDEGSRRVIVVTETDVGKRVGLRSLLKSPREPIDKEKDRGRNVSFFDDVTVYLFDQETPTSELSSSTCTSPAPAPNKNTKFDLHAKAKTPKEKGTCQSNRGRSWGPTQ; encoded by the exons GAGTTTGACAATGCAGAGGGGGAGGAGTGTTCTGGGGGTTCTAGCCCCGCCCAGGAGGACAGTCTGTCCTCTTGCCCCTCCCTCCCGGAGGTCTACACCCTCCCACTCAGGGACAGGGCTAACTGCCCCGCCCTGCAGGATGGCTCAG ACTCTAAGTCGAAGTACTTCCGTAGGCACACTCTCAACTACCTTCAGGAAATAGGAAATGGCTGGTTTGGAAAG gtgATCCTAGCGGAGGTGCTGTGTGACTGCAGCTCCTCCCAGGCCGTGGTGAAGGAGTTGCGGGTCAGTGCCAGCCCTCTGGAGCAGAGGAAGTTCTTGGCTGAGTCTGAGCCATACAG GAGTCTCCAACATCCCAACATCCTTCAGTGTTTGGGCCAATGCAGCGAGAGCATTCCCTTCCTGCTGGTCATGGAGTTCTGTCAGTTG GGCGACCTGAAGAGGTACCTGAGAGCCCAGAGGAAGTCAGATGGGATGACCCCTGACCTTCTGACCCGGGAAATGCTGACCCTGCAGAGGATGGCGTTTGAAATCACCTCTGGCCTGCTGCACCTCCACGAGAATAACTACATCCACAG TGATCTGGCTTTGAGGAACTGTCTCCTTACCTCTGACCTCACTGTCAGAATCGGAGACTATGGGCTGTCTCACAACCACTACAAg GATGACTATTACCTAACATCAGACAAGCTGTGGATTCCCCTGAGATGGATAGCGCCAGAGCTTCTGGAGGAGTACAGAGGATCTCTGATCGTCACTGACCAGACCAAGACCAGCAATCTGTG GTCTCTTGGGGTGGTGATCTGGGAGCTGTTTGAGTTTGGTTCTCAGCCTCACAGGCACCTGAGTGATGAGGAAGTGTTGACCTTCgtcatcagagagagacagatcaccctggcccagccacggctcaaactcTCCCACGCTGACTACTG GTATGAGATCATGCAGTCCTGCTGGCTCCCTCCTTCCCAACGCCCCTCCATCGCTGAggtattcctcctcctctcctcccttctggCTGCTGAGCGAGGGATGTCCCGAAGGAGTGtgggagaggacgaggaggatgAGGACGGGGAGtatgaggaagggagaggaagaagaggagagagcgatGAATCATTTGAAAGACGGTGGGATTCTCTCCGTCCTCCGGCCTTCCAGGCTGCAGCGAgtgaacgacagagagagagggagtatggGAGGGATGACAGGGGGAACTCCTACCCTCTACTGGAAGCCGTGGGGAACTGCATCACCCCATCCTCCACAGAACTCGATGACATCCTGACAGTCACGGAGACCAGTAAAGGGTTAAATTTTGAGTACTTCTGGGAGAAGGCCCATGCGAGGTGGGGCTAccaaccacctcctcctccccagccAATCCCGATGGTCAACCCCTCCCACAGACAATCACTGGACACACCCACTGTTGTCCCTGTGATAAGTGCACGTAGCCCCTCCCTCGCCAGTGAGTACTTCATCCGATTGGAGGAGCACACCCCTCAGGATAAGTCCCCATCTCTTAAAGGGAAAGCGCATGCTTTCCGTTCTGACTCGTTGTGTCCTGGAGATCTGGAGCTAGTGGAGATACGCAGCGGAATGCTGGGCAAAGAACGCACGCCGTACAGTTCTGATGAGGAGTACACTGGGCGAGGAGGGAAATCCATCCAGACCATCCGATCCAGCGAGGTCCAGATAAGGGTCCACAACACTGGGGTGGCAGAGTTCAAAGACACCTCCAGTAGGGTGACTGACTTCTCTGTGGTGGATTTaggagatgatgaggaggaggaggggggtgaagGAGACAGTAGGTCATCCACTGGTTCTCAGGCCCCTGTCCTGCCTCCCAAGCCACGTTCTATGTCAACCTCATCGGGCAACCACCTCCACTCGCGCCCCCTCCCTGCGCCTCCGTTGGGCTACCACCGAGTAGGACTTGGGCTGGGTCACTATTCCATGAGTGGTAAGATAGAAACGATGGACCCTCTGACGGGCAGCTGCCTGCCATCATCATATGATCACTTAGGGTTCCACCGTCCTCGTCAGACCATGCCCCCCTCCCCGTCACTGTCCCcctccctaccccagtccagccACCCCATCTACCCCACTCCCCAAAcatgtcctccccctctcccaccccaCTACAAGCCCCAAAGGGGCCTGTATCACAGCTATGGTGTAGGTAGCTACTCCAGATACAGTAAGCCCCAGATGTACTCTCAAAGAGAGCCACTATCCTGTGACGACTCAGACCGACAAGGTGGTGTACGGCGCACAGCATCCTTGCACAACACAAAGGGAACATCCAATTTCCGCTCAAAAGACTTTGACTCTCCCGTACGACGCCAGAACGTATTTCGCCCTGTTTACCGCAACATCTCCCACTCCGAGTCCGGGGGCCCCAGAATTGAGAGGCACTCGTCCTCCAGTCCCACCTATTCAGATGAGGATGACTCCCCCTTTATGTCCCCTGAGAAACCCAGTGGGGGAGCGACAACCGTCCCGACTTCTAGTTTGTCAGAGGATGCGGATCCGGCCACAGCCGAGCTCTTCTCCAGGGGTATGAAGAGGACCCAGTCGCGCCTCGCCACCATCCTGCCTGCCATCTGGAGGGAGGACGCGGAACTGCAGGCAGATAGCGTAACCGACGCCAAGATATCCCCCATGCACCTGTTTCTGACTGAGATCTCTAGTGTGTCAGAGTCAAATGATGCCAAGTCCAAGGAGGGGAGGACCTcatgggagggagagacagagcgggagaagaaaagggatggggagaggtcAGGGAACTTCCTCCAGCCCTTGAGAGGGGGGATGCGTCGGTCCCGGTCGCTGGTCACAGAGCTGGGCTCTGCAGAACAGACATTGGggccagacagaaacacacagataGTGACAGAGGTGGAGAGGGTAAGGAAAGGCTCCATCCAGAGAGATCTATTCCTCACTGAGATCTCAAACACAGGAAGGATGGATGCAGGCATGGAGAGAGATCCGGTGAAGTTCCTCCACCCTCCTGGCTCCCGATCGCGTCCCTACACCTACACCTGCGCCCCCGGCCTCCCGTCCTACGCTGAGGCCGAGGAGGCATACTCCAGGGGCATGAGGAGATCCCGATCCCTCCTCTCCGAATTCACAGTGGGGAGGCAGGAGTCGGAGtcacaggagacagagaaggagacagagaagggacAGATGACCAGAGAGGAGTTCCTGAAGGAGATCCAATCAGCAGAGACCTTTTTGACAGAGATCATATCCAGACAAAACGTGACCACCTCCAACAAGCATTGCGAGGACTTGTCTCAGTCACCCACTCCAATGTCACCAGAATACGAGTCAATATGCATAGATCCTGACTCCTCTCAGACCATCCGTTTCCAATCAGAGAGTTCCATACGTACATCAAACAGAGGCAAAGACGATGTAGCACCGGAGGCCATTTACGCCCAAGTGACTAAACGGGCAAAAAAGAGTGAGATGAAGGTCACTATACGGCCTGAGATCCCAGTACTGCAAATAGGATCAAATAAACAGTTTGTCAAACAGGAAGAGGAATGTCCCACACACACGACCTGCCTCAGGGACTCACCCAGCTCACTCACAGATCCCACCGCTGACACCAACTCTCACCCAGACTCTCAGCCCCAGCCGGGTGACTTTGTGTTCTCAGCGATAATGCCAAAAAATGGCCTCCTCCTTTACCAAACATTCCCCAGTACAAAAACAGAGGAGGACGTTTCAGAAGGTCCAGCCTTACCTgtaagagaaacacagagagtcAGAGAAAGGGTTGAGCTCTCAAGACAAGCTCAACTTCAGTCTTTATCTCAAGACAGTGTTACTGGAGGAGTGGAAGACTCTGAAAAGAAACCCTGTGATGATGAGTCACCTATTTATGTagatgagaaagagagcaggGGTCAGAATAATGTTGGGGAAAGGAGTTGTGAGAGAATGAAAGGTGATGCTGAGGTCAGAGACACAGGGCAAGGATGTCAGAAACAGGAAGTTGTTGATGACATTTTACATGACTTAACAACAGAGACATCTGAAACAGATGGAGCATGTCAAATTGAATCTAAAGATTACAAGGAAGAAGGGTCAGAGAGTTCAAAAGGTTGTGACAGTCAAATGAAGAACAACACATCACATTGTTCTACTGCTCAGTCACATGACCCAAATGTTGAAAGCTATTTACAAATCAACAAACAGAATTCACAGATCAACCAAGAAGGAAGGTCAGACCCAAGTCAAAAGAGCCCTGCAGCCGTTCCCACCACCCCAGACTGGGACCcatcctctgacctctctctctccaccatgaCCCCCTCAGACTCATTCATTTCATCTTTGACCCCCAGTTCAGCTGACTGTCTGACCCCAGGTGACCCGTGTGTTGGAGGTGAAGGACCAGGTGGTTGGAGGCTGCTGGGGACAGAAACCCCCCACAGAGACTCAGCCTACTTCTCTGACAATGACTGGGAAGGGGAGGGGCTTAGCAGGAAGAGCAGTGATGGACTGAGCGTGACCAGACCCGGCAGTGGACGAGGCGGAGAGAGGGGGACGCTGACAGGAATAGAAGAGAAGACAGAATTAGAGGATGAGGGAGAAACCGGGGGAAAGAGTCCCTTGAAGAGGATTTCAAATAAGGGAATTGACATTGAGAGGGAAAAGGAGACAGTTCTTGAACAGAATGCTCATGTGCAGGATATCTCTCAAAACAGTGATGATGGATATAAAGACATGTCAAGTATTCAGGAGAACGATCTCAGTCTGAAAGAAGTAGAACATAAAACAGGGTTAGaatcagaacagagagaagactctggAATGTTCCACAATGAGAGTGGAGAGTCAGATGAAAAGGGACTCCATCCGGGACTCCTGTCTGATAACTCACAGACCAAGGAGAACAATGAGTTTATAGCTAAGCTGTTCTCTAATTTAGATGATGCACCTCTCAAAGGGTTCTCTTACAATGATGGAACTCAAATTTGTAATCATTACACAGAAGGTGTGATTTCTCATGTGGAGTCGGATGATTTTAGATTCCATGACTCCACAGACAAAGACTTGACATTGCCTTCTAATAGTACCACTAAGACagattgtttgaaattaatatcTGCCATTCAGACAAAGGATAACAAACTTGAGAATGAAGAACTTCCAGGTATTGAAGATAGAGAAAATGATAATTCCATGAAAGACACTACGGAACCAGTGACAGCGTTACATGGCGACCATGATAACAGAGAATCCAGGCTATCTAGGTTCTACGGTATTCAAACCAGCGAGGTCAAACTCAGTGACGATATTCCAGTAGTACTGGATCCCAACGACGGAGAGAGCACCAATGACGAAGAGAGCAAACTGTCCTCTTCTTTCTGGGCCGAGGGGGTCACTGAGGTGTCTGAAAGAGAAGACGGACAAGATCTGGAGATTCAACACACCGACGCCAATGAGCTTGGCCTGAGAAACTTGTGTTACTCAGAGGAAAGCGAAGACGAGAGGGCCAAGGCCAaatcagagacagagaaacagcttGCCGCTGGAGAGCTGTGTAACGCCATGAAGGAGAAATCTCCTCAGAGAGGACCAGTGATGGGGAGCCAGAATGGGTCTTTGAGCAGGGATGGATCTGCtgagactgtggacagggagtcaTCTAAGGATCTGGAGATGAAGGCTAAAGAGCTGTGGAACActctggaggagggggaggggagaggggaaggagtggTGAGGGGCGAGTTTGACTGTCACCGTTTCCAGCAGGGAGACCTGCACCTGTGGCCATCAGAGAACGACCAGTGGGCCTCGCCGGAGAACAGAAGCCAGGAAGCTGAACTCGGATTGGAATTCTTCTCAGCGTTCGGAAATacctgggaggagagggagcagcTGGTGGTAGGCCGGGAATTCTGGGAGGCTGAGGAGAACGATGAACTGGCGGGGAGTGAGCCTCATCCAGCCGTCCTCCAAGATAGTGAAGATACTTCTAATGACGAGAGGCAGGGACGGGTAGCCTACCTGGAAATAAAGGGAGAGTTGTCCCAGAAACAGGCTCTCTCCAGTAGCATTGACAGTCAGCTATCCCAGGCACTGGATGTACAGCAAGAGGAAAATATAGAAAATCCAGATAGGTTTGACGATAATGATGTTGAAGGTGATCAAAATGTTGAAGGTGTTCAGCTAGTGGTTGAGGTGGAAAACCGAGAAATCCCAGAGCATGAGACCAATGCAAGAGGGAGGGAGCAGTTCAGGTCACTCACTGAGATGGGTGGAGACAGTGAGGGTCAAACTGCATCTCTTCTAAACGACTTGGATGGAAACATTGCTCAAGATGAGGGAAATCAGAACTTCAACAGGTTGAATCATCTCAGTGAAGTCCAAATGGAAGAAGGGGCAATGGCAGAAAATAACATAGAAAAAGAACAGGACTTTGAATTAGACAACCATCTTGCTCCCACAGTAAAGAGTATATATATGGGTGTATCTATCTGCCTTACTGGAGTACCACAGGTAGATTTGTCAGGATTAAAACATATTGAGCCAAGCATACGCATTGAAGAAGCTGACTCTACTCACCAGCTTGTgggggaggacagagaagggGGAGTAGACATTGTAACCACAGGTGAGGATTTGAGAGACATATCTCTTCTATGTGACCCGGTGTCTTATCCCAATGATAATGACTTGGAGGATATAGCCTCTTGTACAGATCGGTCTGGTTCACAAGGAGACAACTTTCAGTTCAGTTCTGTAGACTTTCCCAGCCCTCCTCCTAGCATGGATCTTGATATGCAAGAAGACAGGTTGCAGAGTTTAGATGATTATTTTCCTAGTCCCCCACCTTCTGTCATAGAAATAGACGACGATCAGGGTCTTATAAACCTTGATTATTTGGGCTCAGATTTCATTACCAGTGCTGAGAGAGACCCAACAATGCCCCCCACTCCTCACACTGATATCCCAGAGCCGCCCCCCTTACCTCCCACCACAACCCACAGCAGAGGGATCTCTGCAAACCTCAACCTTTCACCTCTACATCCAACACTTCCATTATTCTCAGGTGAAAGCCAGAACCAGAGCCGCCTCACATCAAACATGTCCGAGGATGACAGAAATAACCTGTCCCAGAAAAACACAACCACCACTTCCACCACACTTCCCTCATTGCCCCAGAGTAACTTCAACACCATCCCAGAGCTGTTGATCTCTGAGTGGAAGGATTTGGACGAGGAGCCTCTTGAAGACTTTGAGAAACTGGAGCAGCTGTGTTGCATATCTGGGGATGAGGAGGACACCCTGGGTGACCTCTTCCTGGGGAATCTGGAGCTGTTGGAGTCTATGAAGAAGACGCCTGAGCAGAAAGCTAAGGGTTCTGGAGAGAGCGATAAAGGTGAAGAGACCTGTGGGACCTCCATGcctgaggggaagaggagagtggAACTGAAAGAGGAAGTTGACGGAATCTCTGAGAGCGCTGACTGGCTGGCCAGGTCGGTTCCATCGGCGGTCCAGGACGTCCCAACTGGGGCTAAACTTTCACCTCAGGAGAAGAGGCGTGAACTACAGTTCCCATCAGCCCTTTCACCATGTCATTCTCCGGACTCCAAGGACCAGAGGTCACTTTCCAAGATGCCCACTAAAAATGGCCTAATGATGCAG GTGTGTGAGGAGAGactgcagttctctctctgtgagaaCGTTAAAACAAACGTCCTCCGGGGGGCGACAGTGAGCGACAGCGTCATTCTCCGCCCATGGGGAGACCAGCCCTTAGATGGGGGAGGAGACACAATCAGTGTGAAGGATGTAGGAAG CGAAGAGGAGCCGGACACCGAACCCAATTCTGAACCCCAGAGTGAGTCTGATGTGACTGACAGTGAACCACTGACTGTGATCCAGCAGCCAGAAGTTACACCCCCTCAGCCTGTGGCAAACCAAGCAATGAAAG CCAAACTGGCTcgcctgtccctctccctctccctccctcctctccctcttgctctccctctctcctccagtcccaAGGGAGGGTTCAGGGAGGGTGGGCTACACAGAGACAGGAGTGGGAGACGGAGGGGTGCGTCCCCAGGAAGTGACCCCgatgaggatgaggaagaagagCAGGAAGACGAAGGCTCCAGGAGGGTGATTGTTGTCACGGAAACAGACGTTGGCAAAAGGGTGGGGCTCAGGAGTCTGCTGAAGTCGCCAAGGGAACCGAtagacaaagagaaagacagagggagaaacgtGTCCTTTTTTGATGATGTCACTGTCTATCTCTTTGATCAG GAAACTCCAACCAGTGAGCTGAGTAGTTCCACATGCACCAGTCCAGCTCCAGCTCCTAACAAAAACACTAAATTTGATTTACATG CAAAGGCAAAGACTCCAAAAGAAAAGGGGACTTGTCAGTCAAACCGAGGTCGCTCGTGGGGGCCAACCCAGTGA